The Eulemur rufifrons isolate Redbay chromosome 12, OSU_ERuf_1, whole genome shotgun sequence DNA window gtgtgtgatattttcAACACCGGAACATCCTCTTTCTTGTCTCCCAAGTGGCATCCTGTTAAAtcttggaaaatataaatgtgagAATGGAAACCATACTGGAGCCCAGTTTGGACGCAGAGGTATTCTGTGGTATCAAATGTGGATTCTCCTACTGCATTTTCAAATGACCCAGTGGAACTTTCTGTGGATGAGGCTCACAGAAGAACGAAGCAAAGGTTCTATGTAGATCTTCTTATTCTTGAAATTTAGGTTGTAACATGCTCACAAATCCACCGGGACTGCTAGGACCTCATTTACATAGGCACAGATCCCCCTCCAGGGAAAAGAACTTGATGTATGGAAAAGATAGACACAGATATTAAAGCCCTCTTTGGAAAAGAAGTGGGGAAGAATTGCACGACAGGAGAGAAAACAGCTTTTGGATAGTGATAAAGGGATTGGCTTAGAGAACTGCACAAAAATAttacttggtgttttttttttttctttcatacaaGGAATCACAAAATGAATTGTGTCTTCAGAAGGCAATTTGATCTGTAATGCCTTCAGCCATCCTAAGAGCACTCTTAAGAAAGTATGTAAAAGAACACTGGAAATCTTCTTACATGGGTTCTGAGGAATAAATATCTTTTCTGGGtaataaaactcttaaaaacctacattgttatcattttaaataaatctgtgGAGGCTGTCAATGCTGACACAATAATCATAAAACTTTAGAACTGAGAAACGTCTTAGAGACCCAGCCACTGTTTTAAGAAGAAACCAAGGATGGGTGAAAAGGTGACGTGTGCGTACGTGTGAGTTCAAGACTGAAGATCTGGCCCCGGCTGTGTGCACGCTAAGGTAACAGAACGGACTGCaggtaaaataaagacacacTCAGAgttaaagggaaaggaagaaaattccttTGGAAAAGAGTGGGAACTCTTGGTGGTCACAGACATAagaagaatataatttttcacaGGAAGGGTATGTTTTCTCCCtgctgcttttattctttttgcttaatttcTCACAACTGCAAAGCATTTCAACTCCTTCCCAGTCCTCCTAAGGTGATTACTTTTTCTCTTGGATTCAGCCGCAAAAGTAGCTCCACTGCCTCCCAAGGTCTGCTGCCCATGAGTCCACATCCGTCTTTCACTATATCACACTGGGAGGACTCAGGAATCTcaccctgtcacctgggctagagtgcagtggcatcattgcaacctgaaactcctgggctcaagcaatcctcctgcctcggcctccccagtagctgggagtacaggtgcacactaccatgaccagctaatttttctattttttgtagagacggggtctcactcttgctcaggctggtctcaaactcctgagctcaaacagtcctcccgcctcggcctcccagagtgctaggattacaggcattagccacctcACCCAACCTCTCACCTTCTTTTTCGTAGAGGGGCATCCGTGTCGATGTAAATGAGTCCTAGCAGTCCTTGTGGATTTGTTAACATATTACAGCCTAAAattcaagaagaagaaaatccacatggGAATCTCTGCTTTACTCTTCTGTGAGTCTCCTCCAGGGTAACTTTCTCTGGGTCACTGGGAATGTAGTAGAAGAGTTCAAGGCTGATTCTACAGCAACTTCTGAGCCCAGACTTGGCTGCCGTGTGGTTTCTTTCCTCACATTCATGTTTTCTGGGATTTAACGGGATATCACTTGGGAGGCAAGAAAGGGTTGAAAATCTCACCCCCTGCACATTTGCATTTTCCAGTAAGGGCCTGGGTGGTGGATCTGCTCACCCAGATATTTCCTTGCTCAATCTTCAATTTCTCTATGTCTCTTGTCTCTGTCtacttctgtctctgtctctctcaagttcacatattaaaaaatgcataaattataaaattaaaaatgtccaaATAATCCTTCTTTCTGTTGATTTTCATCAGGCTAATTTCAAAGGGTTACTGATCTTCCATTGGGAACTGCAGCCTTCAGATCTGTAGCCGTTCTTCGGAGAAAGAACATAAGTAGCAATGCTATTGAATTTCTGATTGTGTAATGTAGTACATCAACTATCAATGCTAAACGCATTAACTGTTCATATTTCCTGCCAATTCTGGAAGCAACAAAATAGAGAAATGTACCTTTGTTCTTTTACTATTAAGCTATGATACTAAAATAGTCTAACTTTGTAATTCCCTTTAGTGCTGAGGGTAGCAGTTCATTAATATGACTGTGAATTGTCATCGGGGAAGTGCTGTTTTAGCGTCAGCCCCTttagaaagtgaaaggatggaacaTCGGGGCAGCAAGCAAAACTCAGGCTCTTCCGGGAAAGCCAGGCTACAAGGCCAGCCCAATTCTACCTGACAATGAGGTAGTTTTCCTTTCTGCATGTTGTTACCCCTCCAGCTGCTGGTGGCGCTGATTAAAGCCTGGAGGAATCcttgctctgatctttgttatatAGGGAAGTACAAGATGGCCTCTCTCTCGGCAACGtattaaactgaaatttaaaaaagagacaaaaataattttaatgtgggGCTAGAAGTTGAGTCTGTGCTTGTAAGTATTGTTTAGTAAAGTGGCCGTATTGCAGAAGGGAAAATCAAGGCACAAACCAGTTAAGTAACCTTCGCAAGGCTACTGGCTGAGAGTAGGGCTGGGACCCCAGGCTCCCCGAATTTGATCGCGCCGTGCTGTGCGGGCTCTGATTTGCACCTGACTGTGGGGTTGCCTAAGGTCCTGGATGATGTTAGGAAAGCCCCTGGTCCCTCTCAGCCTTAACCTCCACACCTAAAAGGTGAGGATCATGTGGTTACTCTGCATCATTCAAGAGCTTATCGTGAGGATCAGAAGAAAGTATGTATTGACAGGACTTTGTAAAAGATGAAGAATAATGAAGGGCACCAACACAGCATAAGAAACAAGAAAGCAAGTGCCACATAGCCCTATAGCACATTCTGTGCTCTGCGTTTGGAGTGTTGCATCCTTGGGGGCTGTTTAACAGCTTCCTCCCATCGCTGTGATTGCAGTGCTGACATCTAGAGGCTGGCCCAGGTTTGCATTCCATTTTTGGCTCAGTATGTTAGAGTTAGGAGAGCAAGGAGACGACATCACCTATGCAACAGGTCTTGGAGACAAACAAATGCAGTGTGTGGACCTTTTAGGGCTCTGATTCTAAGAAAGCACCTCCTAAAAAGGCACTTGTGAAATAATCAGCATCATTTGAACACTGATTGGCTATTGCATTATGTTAAGGATCTAGCGTTGACTTTTTTCCAGGGATGACAATAGTATcttggtaatatttttaaaaacagtcctTTTCTCTGAGTTATACATTCCAAAGTACTCTCAGATGGGCATCCTTGAAATAAGTTATTATTCTTTGAAATAATCTAGGAGGAAGGAGATTCTCAAGGGATGAAACGAGATTAACTACACGTGGAATTCAGGTGAGAGCTACACGAAGGTTCATTATGCTGTTGTTGGCAAAGAGGGCACAGTCCGAAGGTGAGGTGAGGATGCTGCTGTACCACGCCTGGCAGCTCCTACGTGGCATTGCAGGTGGCCtttcttgcttattttaaaactacTAACATTCATTGGCTAGATCACTATTTCCCTATGTGTCTACAAAATGGTGATACTCCTCATTTGTTACCTGGGTTACTTTTGTAGAGAGAAGCTTTTCCTCATAAACCATTTAGTGACCCTGAAATATGACGTGACAGGGACAGGCAGGTCAAATGTTTCATTACTCCCCTTCCTTTAGCGGTTTCTAGGGTAAGGAGTCTGGATGTCGCCCACCCAGCACTGCCTCGCGCAGGGCTGCTCTCTTCTGCCCTCTGCTGGACGGGACGCCACACAGACACCCACGTGGTCAACCCCTTAAGTCATGGGGGAGTCCCCAACCTTGTCATCACACCtcatctcttttgttttcctcctcccaCGTCTGTTTTGAAATATAGACCTTGTATTCCAAACAAGGTGCACTTAACATcgatttattttccattttaactaaCAAAAGACATATATAACTGTGGAGCAGAACTTCTgatcagaaaagaaaaccagtatTATTAAGATAAATTGATATCATTCAAACCAAAACAAATGACGTTTTACTTAGGTTTATTGCTGGTTagatatacataatttttttttgtccagtTTTTAAGGTGTCGGAAATCACGCCTAACCTGCGTTGCCATCTTCCCTTATCTGCGACCCCAGAAGGCTGTGAGCTGTGCTCTGCCGCGACCCCTACGTCGCTTTGCGTTGAGTGGAAGCTCCGCAGACCTCGTTTGACGACTGGATTCTTGGTTGCACGGGGCACGCCCTGGCCGCAAGGCCTTGGGCAGAGAAGGCACAGAGGTCGTGCTTTAAGCACGGCTGCGTTTCAGTGTTTCGTGCTATGCAGTAAGCTGCTGCTCCACTTTTTCAAACAGCACGCAGAGGTGTTGGGACACCTTCCAATTCTGTATTCCTGGCTTTGACATTTCCTCCGGCAGCGAGCAGTACCATAGCCGCATATTCTGTCCACTTCAAATTCACTTCTCACTAGACAACAGGGTGAGTCACCACGGTTAATTGTGCCCCAGCACCAAAAGGCGGGACTGGCAGCAGGTTTCTTCGTGGGAGAGGTAGAGAACCCTGGAGCTGGGCGGCCCAGCTCTTCCCAACACCCCGACTCTCCTCCGCTTTCCTACCTGCCTGACTTGGCCCTCTGGTTCCCAACCAGCATGGctttctttcttgaaaataaaatcagtccACACAcacctcttttttaaaatccctaCAACAGTGTACCATTAGTTTTTGATTAAATCCAACCAAGCCCACTACCAGGGTTCCAAAGCTACCTTGACCTCACCCACCTCTGCCTGCTACTTTCTCCCAGATCTGtggtccccctccccccagctctgggccacacagcaggtgagtagtaggtgagtgagcaaagcttcctctgtatttacagccgctccccatcactcacatcaccataAGATCAgtggggcattagattctcttaggaatatgaaccctactgtaaactgtgcatggagGGATCTAAGTtgtgctccttgtgagaatccaacacctgatgatctgaggtggagctgaggtggtgatgctagcgctggggagcggctgcaaatacagattatcattagcagagaggtttgactgcacaataaatacaaTTTGCttcaatcatcctgaaaccatccccctacagaacaattgtcttccatgaaaccagtccttggtgccaaaaattTTGGGGACCTCTGTCCCAGATCATCTTCCTGCTAAGGCCTTTTCTTAGCCCACACTGCAGAGGGCAGTCTGACCTGGCCCCCAGGGGATGGCTCCCATCTCTGCACGTCACTCCCTGGCCCTGGAGGGCCATCCGACTCAGGCTTTGTATCTTGACAGGTTCTCTGTCTTGTGATCATAGGTTGAGGGAAACCTGTCtcttgataaataaattattatcatATTTTGACAAACCTGGAATATGCTGATAGCAGGATTTTATAGAAGCATCCATGAGAAATGACCCAGGAAGACAGGACAAGGAAGGAGTAAGCTAAACACATACCCTCTGAGAATAATGATTAACCCATGTGAATCACCGCAGAGACCCCATCGGGAAGAGGGGAAGGATGCACGTGGGGCTTCTGGGCTTCTTCAGAGCCTTGGAAAACTCAGGGAGCAGCTAGGGAGAGAGGATTGGGTGGGCTCTATGAATCCTAACAATTGGTTTGGTCCCAGCATGGCTACATGTGTTGAGCAACTTGGGGAAAATTACTTCCACTCACTATACTATTGGCTCAGCTTTTAAAAGGAGGGACTTAGGTTAGATGATCTCTCATATCCATTCCATATCCAATATTATAAAACTGTATGCTTCTTGGTACACAGATTAACATCGGAGTCAGAAGATTGCTGACATCTCAGTCTAACTGAAATTTCCTTAGCAGACTCCAAAGACACCTGCTATTTGCGTTGTTAATAAATTATGGTTTTGCCTACTAAATTCACTGCATTCCTTTTGATCCTAATCCTCTGACCTGATATGAAAAGTTGTAAAATTTAGAAGGACCCCTTTCCGTGCAGAGCAAAGCTGCTCAGAAGGAGGCAGATGGGAGAAGCCATCTCATTCCACAAAATCAATGAGGAATACCGGCAGCTGCCCTGCAGTGGAGTAAATGTGGCTGGTGGGTCCCCATCGCTAAGGAGTCCAAGAGGAACTGCCACCATGGGCAGCCAGGGGTCAGTGACATCTAAGAACCCTGATTTCTGCCTTTGTCTTCCTCCCTAGAGCCGTAGGCCTCACGGCTGGGAGGTGTGTGTGAGGGCTGCCACTGTGTTTTACTAATGGACCCAATGAAGACAAAGCGGTAAAGGCTGGGATGGAAGAAGGTTGCTGAAtccttcaagttttttttttttttttcctaaatcaagTTTTTCTCCCCACCTCTCATCCTTTGCCATGGTGTATATTTCCAGCTGAGGGCCTCTTTTTACCTGGAGGATCCTGGGAGAGCAGAAGAGAAATGGCCAAGAGCAGCACAGGGATCCTCATGGGGCGAGGGCTGCCGGACTGAGCAGGGGCAGGTCGGAGGGCATCACCCTGGGCAGGACAGGGCGGCTGTCTTTATGGGCAGTGCTGCTCCTGAGTACTGAAGCTTATCACAGGCCGGCGTTGCCTGGAGCACCAAGACGCAGGGTGAGGGGGCGGCGTTGAGGCATTAGAAGTTTGAGTTCAGCAGAGTTCAGGGCAGGGAGAGTGAGTGTCATGTGGGAAGCCCAAGTCACATTTGCCTCCCCATCTGAAACAAGAATTGGATTAGATGATCTCTGAGATAACCTTCGGCCTCGACATTCTGTGATTCTGGTGAAAggactttctgttctgtttcagtTAAACTGGTATGAAATTGTTCCAGGTGGGTATCAGTCAGGAGCTTCTTGTCGAAAATATTGGTGTAGGTAAGTGGGGCTAAAGTTCATCCCTCCCAAGATGCCTCTGGAATAAACTATAGGAATAAATAAACACGTAGTGTCAAAAAGAAGCATGGTGTGGGATGCGAGGAGGTCATGAATGCACGAGGGGTCTCAGCACACTTCTGGGACAGAAAGGGTGTGGGGTGAGAATGCCAATAAGTGACAATAGGGAATACTTTATGGTGGGCATCGTCAGTCATCAAAGGGGGCGATGTCTGGCCACAGAACAGCAGACTGGGTTGGAGCTCAGAACAAAAAAGGGGACAAGAGTGAGAAGAGAGGTTAAAAGGGGACGCCTTATTGAAATGCTGTATTTCTAACAATGGCACCAAATCACATGTGACCTTACTTACCTTTACCCTTCCAGAGAGCATATGCCTTTGGATGtaatccctgcccccaccccaggcaaaaCAGACAGAACGTAGGCTCCCAGGATTTGCCCTTAGGGAAAAcaccagataatttattttaaggaaaatttatgAAGTATTTTAGAGGAGATGAAAATGTCCAGTTTTGAAAGTTGACATTCTAGAATAAGCTCTCCTCATTCTGGAACACAGGTTAGACAAAGCCCGGAAACAACACTTTGCTCCCACATCCTAAGCAAAACCAAGCCGTCAGTGTGTCCCGACCAGAGCTCCCACTTAGGTTCTCCTTACACAGTAACAGGACAGACAATCAGAGATCGCCACATGTCCCAGTTCTGGTCCTCCAAGAAGCAGATAGCAACATGAAgtagaaaggaaatgaatttaTTGGGGAATGCCTATGAAGGACAGAAGAGAATCGTGCTGACTGGAGAAAAAGCCAATCCAAAAAGGttatatactgtataattccacttatatgacatTTCTAGAAGGACAAAGCTATAGAAATAGAGAACAAGTTAATTTTCCCAGGGTAAAGAAGGAGGTGGAGGTGAGAGGGAAGTGGGTGTGGCTCTAAAAGGATAGCACAAGGAGCCCTTGTGATGAGGGAAATCctctgtatcaatgtcaatatcctggctGTGATTTTcgctatagttttgcaagatgttgctattgagaaaaatttagtaaaagatctgggaatctctatgtattattttttttgcaaCTGCATGGGCATCGACAGTTATCTCAAAACAGAAAGTGTAATTAAGAAGTACTTTGTCAAAGGGTTATTGATTCTAAGAGGATTGAATACCTTGATCTCGAGGAATGAAGATGGAAGTAAGGCGAGGTTTCCATCCCAGGGGGGAACTACACTGGATCTTAAGCATTAGGAACATGACAGGAAATTCTTACTTAAACTAGATAATTGTCTTAGTTCATTCatgcttctataacaaaataccttacttacactgggtaatttataaacaataaaaattctctgCTCACAGTTCTTGTGGCTGGAAGgtccatccttccttcctgccttcctttcttcttccttccttttttccttcttcttctttttctctcatctcAACAGGTTGGTTAGGGCCAACTGCCTGTGTGCAAGCTAGAAGTTTGTTGATTTACATTccctatttaagaaaaatatcacatgacTTTGGAAGAATTTCTTTACtccaaaattatacaaaataagcCAGGGTGGTGGGACTCTAAAGATTAGGTAGTCACGTTCTCCCTTCCAAATGAAGCATTTGACAAACTGATCAAAGAcagccatttatttttattaaagtataacaaGAAGAAGCTAGGTCATTGATGCTTCTCCCGGAAGCTCGTCTTCAAAATTAGTCATCTTCGTTATCGCTCCCACATGGCTGGTGAGGCACGCAGCAACTCAGGAACTTCGAGCAGAGAGCAACAAGTTCTTCATTTTTATGACAAAAATGTGTGCATTGCCCATTAAGCTTCTTGCATTTCTCACCAAAAAATTCATTCTTGGCTACACAAGGGAAGGAGCCACGTGGATTAATTCTCTTTCCAGACATGTCTAGATATCAGTTATGTAATGAGTTGGTGAAGATTTCTTTACAAGCTGTCACAGTGCCATACCCTGCAGTTAGAGGAGATGGCTGGGGAAATATTTCCTAtttgatatttctgtctttttttccacCCAGGGTGAAATGCCTGGAAGAACAGATTTGTCTTCCAGCATTTGAGATTAGGCTGTGGGGGGGCTTTGGGAAACACACACTATCAAAATCTGTAGAGGTATTTATCAACTTGTTCCTACAAACACCTCCAGAGTCCATGAGTTCAGCAATGGACTCTCGAAGATCGCTACTTGCTGAGAGCAGAGCAAGAGCTGAGATTGGGGTGATGACTCAGACtggataaatacataaaaaggaaaaaaaaaatgtttattattgtagACAGAAAGTAAAGGAGCAGCCTGGAAAGGATTTCTTCTTCATATTCCATCAAAACACCAGCTGTAGACAGCAGGTGCTTTGGAGCGGGCAGGAGGAGTATGTTGGGAATGGTTCCTTAAGATTTTTCTAATATCATTTTGCACAGTCCTGGCCTCAGGACTTGATCAGTAGCAATAACAAGAGAAGTCTGCTTCAAATTAAGGACAGTCAACATATCTCATCAGAATCAACATTTTAGAGTTGCCTAATTTGGGTATATGTAATGAAGCTGTCAGATGTACAGAGATTGCATTTAACATCAAAATATAAAGGTGCCtagcggtacaggagcaacgtatgtaacctgcaattctgtatcccccataacaagatgaaataaaaaaaaaaaaaaaagaaagaaaatataaaggaaaactgtataaaaaaaaataaaaaaaaaataaaggtgccTAATTCATATCTATGTGAAACTTAACAACCAGATGGCTTAGTTCCAGCATATGCGCTAACCATTATTCAGGGTCAGTATCTCAGTTCAGAAGTATAAATGCCCCGCTGTTTCAAAGCTTAGTGAACCCTGGCTTCCACTGCAGCGGTCTATGTTCTTTCTGCCCTTCTGTCAATAATGTTGTGAGGCTATCTCGGGCCAGAGCTGCAGGACCTCACACTGACAAGAACCCTTGTACTGGATCCAATCCACAGGGATGACTCAGGCAGACTCAGGAAGTAAAGGGTGTTGGTGCCCACAGGCTTCCAACGGATCATCCCAGATGCCCAtgtggactgtgtgtgtgtgtatgtgtgtgcgcataTGGTGCATTAATACGTTGGTttcatttaaatatcttaaataattttatagtaaataaATTTGTCTTGTGTTGACTCATAATGAGTGATCTGAAAAGGACAACTCTGGTCAGTTTCCAGTGTGTACGTCAACACCAGTGGGGTGGATGTAGCCGGGTTCACTGTAGGTCCTAGAGCCTCATATCCTCACACAGAATCTATTCACATGGGCTTGCCACAAAACAGCCGGTGTGAAATTTCTGAGCATTATTCCCGGGATAATGTATCACTAGCATCTGGCACAAATTTGGACTTTATCGTGGGTTCTGAGAAGCCCTTTCTTCAGCTCTCTGGTACTTTGGATGAGTATAGTCTTATGCCTTAACTGGAGGCACTGGAGTTTCCCAGGAGCAAGTGAAGAGAGCTCTGACATGGGGAGGGCATCTTAACTGCCTCTCACTGGGGCAAAGCAGAGTTGGCCTCCACTCCTGGCTTCGCCCTTGCCTGTCTGTATGACTCTGAGAAGCTGTTTAGCCCATCTGAGGTGCAATTTATGCATctgcaaaatatatgtaaaatggacGGTCCAAACCCAAAAAGATGCCCTGAATACCATTCAACGGAAGGTAGGAAAGAATTTTCCTTAAAGGCACTGGCTTGGAGAATTAAAGGCATTTTATGTGTAGTTTTTATCACAGCACGCAGTTTATGGTATGTAACTAAGGAACATCAGTGTAAGTTACACTGTTTCATCTGGTGCCCGCCGAGGTGAATGCATAGGTGTCTCTAAGCtccattctttttctctcccatcctttcctttctttgtctcccttccttctcttaaTCTCTACCATAACCATATCTTAAAAGGTCCTTAGACTGCTAcccttgcttttaatttttttcccagttttttaGGGGGCACCAAAAGTTATCCTTCCTGGCCatcctttatttcttcaaaactgTGACAGCCCCTCCCAGATAATAATGGAAAACGCAAGGGATTTATGGAAGAGGCATTAGGGTGGAAGTCTCCTCCTGCAGCAAATGGTCCCCTTCACGGCCACCGTTTCAAGGGTGCCTTTGCACGCCAGGGTTGGTCACGCCTGGACGCTCACTGAGGTCGACCCTCCCTCTGGAACACCACCTCTGCTCCCCTTCCCTGTCAACATACACATGTTACCTGGGGCCACAAAGaggagaaaagcagagagaaagatgAAAGTCCTCATGACTGGAGGGTCTTGAGAGAGCAGCACAGTGTCCATGAGAAAGGGCCATGAACACCCACATTTATACGTTTCTCCAGAACAAATGACATCTTGATCAGTGAGGCTTGTCAGGGTTGAGAGTCTTTCCATGCTCTGCTGAGTAGAGCCCACAAACCTCAGTGGGTGTCACTCCATCCACAGCGTACCGTCTTGCTGACTTTGGCAAGTTCCCAAGAAGGAACATCGGGATGACAGTTTGGATTTCTAAACCTGGCCGTGCTCCTTAGCATCGGTTAATCTTATGAAATACCCTGGGAAGCACGTACcattttgtatctttattttaaggattaggaaactgaagttcaacaAATCAAGCAACCTATCCAAGGTCATACACTTGCTAAGTCCATCTCTCTGACTTCGTAGTCttaacattttctaattattctgTTTTGCATTCTAGGaatgaagaacagaaatagaGGCAActtattggggggggggggcggagtgATGTGAATATGACTTTTGATGCCCATGTTTTTAATGAATTGAAAAGATGTGGCAATCACGGCTTTCCTCTCTGAAGTGACGTTGTCACAGGCCCAGGGATTCAGAGGTAATTTGAAAAATGACTGttccccctccctttctccctgtgGTATTTctgaacaacaaaaatgaaagctAGGAAAAGAAGAATCCACATTGATTGAGCTTTTAAGGGTACCAGGCCCCCGAGGCATGCCACATGTTCAAAACACTTTTGCATCATAATCGTGCTAGATAGATCCTTACAACAACCTTGAGAGGCTGCAGAATTTGTGAGTTTCTTCTTATTTGCATCCAGAAAATGGAAGCTGGAAGAGATGGAGTCATTAGCTCCTTATCCCTGGGTGACTACGGCAGCCCCGTGAATAACCCCTGGTCTCCCGACTCCCAGCCTGGGGTTCTCACGACACCAGTTAAACTCCCCCGAATGTACGGCTTCATGGGCGTCCAGGGCCATTATCCATGATATCAGCCCTTGATCCTGAGAAATGGGGCATATAATTGTGCTTCCTTTATTGATTCACTTCACTGACCAAGAGCATATCccattacttttaaatataaatgagccTCTTGTTCTCTCAAAGAAATCCCAAACCTCTATTCTAAAGAGTCTTCCACAAAGATGGCCCTGAGCAGGAAGacgctttattttgtttttgcgtTTTTCTTCACTTTGGCTCAATTgccatcaggtaaatgcaaattgaTGAGATTTTGATGGGGCGGATCATAAAGTTTGAAGAATTGTCTAGTACCACCCTGAAATTGAGAGTAAAGGTCCACCCTCCATGGTGCCTCTCATGGGGATTTCTTGGACCTGTCATGGCATTTTCCAAGAGCAAACTGAG harbors:
- the LOC138393691 gene encoding beta-defensin 104A-like translates to MRIPVLLLAISLLLSQDPPVRSEFEVDRICGYGTARCRRKCQSQEYRIGRCPNTSACCLKKWSSSLLHSTKH
- the LOC138393559 gene encoding beta-defensin 106A-like, producing MRTFIFLSAFLLFVAPAKNEFFGEKCKKLNGQCTHFCHKNEELVALCSKFLSCCVPHQPCGSDNEDD